The Deltaproteobacteria bacterium genome has a segment encoding these proteins:
- a CDS encoding amidohydrolase yields the protein MHTPKRVQHTTLKLIRRAAPRSSVGRRRTPRGALQSCIVALLAAVACRPAAGQQRPADLVLLHGEVFTVDPQRPRAQAVAVRGDRIVAVGSDAEIQKLAGVGTKVIDLRGRLAIPGFIEGHGHYTALGESKLILDLTKAKTWDDIVAQVADIEGRGWHQEKWARPPQPNVEGVPLHASLDRVSPSNPVVLEHASGHAAFVNAQALKLAGVTRETPDPPGGEIVKDASGEPTGLLKETAQGLVRAGIANQPRNSPAEDEARFRKVVELAGADALSKGVTTFHDAGASFATIDGYKKLADEGKLPLRLYVMVRFESDPSLEANLDRHRLIGYGHGILTVRAIKEQIDGALGSHGAWLLAPYADLPSSTGLVLKPMPDFEKTARIAIRHGFQVNTHAIGDRANREVLDVYERIFRDFPGKRDLRWRIEHAQHVEPADVPRFKKLGVIASMQGMHIVSDAPWVPKRLGEERARRTSYPWRSLIDAGAVVTNGTDTPVEDVDPIPSFHGAVSRKSKDGTVFVPEQRVSREEALRAYTLGNAYAAFEEKEKGSLSVGKLADIVVLSKNILAIPEDDIPSARVDLTILGGQVRATRPP from the coding sequence ATGCACACCCCCAAGCGGGTTCAGCATACTACTTTGAAGCTGATCAGGCGAGCGGCCCCTCGCTCATCGGTCGGGCGACGTCGTACGCCCCGCGGCGCGCTCCAGTCCTGCATCGTCGCGCTTCTCGCCGCCGTGGCTTGCCGACCGGCGGCCGGTCAGCAACGCCCTGCAGACCTCGTGCTCCTCCACGGCGAAGTGTTCACCGTCGACCCGCAGCGGCCCCGCGCTCAGGCCGTCGCCGTGCGCGGAGATCGCATCGTCGCGGTGGGCAGCGACGCGGAGATCCAGAAGCTCGCGGGCGTCGGCACGAAAGTGATCGATCTGCGCGGCCGGCTGGCGATTCCCGGCTTCATCGAGGGCCACGGTCACTACACGGCGCTCGGCGAATCGAAGCTCATCCTCGACCTAACGAAGGCAAAGACCTGGGACGACATCGTTGCGCAGGTGGCGGACATCGAGGGACGGGGGTGGCATCAGGAGAAATGGGCGCGGCCGCCGCAGCCCAATGTCGAAGGGGTGCCCCTTCACGCCTCGCTCGATCGTGTGAGCCCGTCGAACCCGGTGGTCCTCGAGCACGCCAGCGGTCATGCGGCGTTCGTCAACGCCCAGGCGCTGAAGCTTGCCGGGGTGACCCGCGAGACGCCCGATCCTCCGGGCGGCGAGATCGTGAAGGACGCCAGCGGGGAGCCCACCGGGCTGCTCAAGGAGACGGCGCAGGGACTGGTGCGCGCGGGAATCGCGAATCAGCCGCGGAATTCTCCAGCGGAAGATGAGGCGCGTTTCCGCAAGGTGGTGGAGCTCGCCGGCGCCGATGCGCTCTCCAAAGGCGTCACCACCTTTCACGACGCCGGGGCGAGCTTCGCCACCATCGACGGCTACAAGAAGCTCGCCGACGAAGGAAAGCTCCCGCTGCGCCTCTACGTGATGGTGCGGTTCGAGTCCGATCCCTCGCTCGAGGCGAACCTCGATCGACACCGCCTGATCGGGTACGGGCACGGGATCCTCACGGTGCGCGCAATCAAGGAGCAGATCGACGGCGCGCTCGGGAGCCACGGCGCCTGGCTGCTCGCGCCATACGCGGATCTGCCTTCGAGCACCGGCCTCGTGCTCAAGCCGATGCCCGACTTCGAGAAGACCGCCCGCATCGCCATCCGGCACGGGTTTCAGGTGAATACCCACGCCATCGGGGACCGTGCCAACCGCGAGGTCCTCGACGTCTACGAGAGGATCTTCCGCGACTTCCCCGGCAAACGCGACCTGCGCTGGCGCATCGAGCACGCGCAGCACGTCGAGCCCGCCGACGTTCCGCGCTTCAAGAAGCTGGGCGTGATCGCGTCGATGCAGGGAATGCATATCGTCTCCGACGCCCCCTGGGTCCCAAAGCGCCTGGGGGAGGAGCGCGCGCGGCGCACGTCGTATCCCTGGCGGTCGCTAATCGATGCCGGCGCCGTGGTCACCAACGGCACCGACACGCCGGTCGAGGACGTCGATCCGATCCCGAGCTTTCATGGCGCGGTGTCGCGCAAGTCGAAGGACGGCACGGTGTTCGTGCCGGAGCAGCGCGTGTCCCGCGAGGAGGCGCTGCGCGCCTATACGCTCGGCAATGCTTACGCCGCGTTCGAGGAGAAGGAAAAAGGCTCACTCTCGGTGGGGAAGCTCGCGGACATCGTCGTGCTTTCGAAGAACATCCTCGCCATCCCCGAGGACGACATTCCATCTGCGCGCGTCGACCTGACGATTCTCGGCGGACAGGTGCGGGCCACCCGACCTCCGTAG
- a CDS encoding Crp/Fnr family transcriptional regulator — protein sequence MPTVSEAIRSSRWAHSLTPEELARVEATVIERTVPVDGYVCRTGQPVDAWIGVIEGLVKLCPASQAGKSAAFTCVTAGGWFGEGSVLKDRVWRFDAVALRRSRIAYVPRETFEWLLDDNIGFNRFLLHQLNERLGLFIGMIETDRLLDPDTRVARCLAGLFNEYLYPGIHQRLQLSQEEIGHLCGLSRQRANQALQVLAKAGILEAEYGHITVLDLDALRSFGR from the coding sequence ATGCCCACCGTGAGCGAAGCGATTCGTTCCAGCCGCTGGGCGCATTCGCTGACGCCGGAAGAACTTGCGCGCGTGGAAGCCACGGTCATCGAGCGCACGGTGCCTGTCGACGGGTACGTTTGCCGCACCGGCCAGCCCGTTGATGCGTGGATCGGCGTCATCGAAGGACTCGTGAAGCTCTGCCCGGCTTCGCAGGCGGGGAAGTCGGCGGCGTTCACGTGCGTGACCGCGGGCGGGTGGTTCGGCGAAGGATCGGTATTGAAAGATCGGGTGTGGCGGTTCGACGCCGTCGCGCTGCGCAGGAGCCGGATCGCCTACGTCCCGAGGGAAACTTTCGAGTGGCTCCTGGACGACAACATCGGGTTCAACCGGTTCCTGCTGCACCAGCTCAACGAGAGGCTTGGGCTCTTCATCGGGATGATTGAGACGGATCGCCTCCTCGATCCGGATACGCGCGTGGCGCGTTGTCTGGCAGGCCTGTTCAACGAATACCTCTATCCCGGCATCCATCAGCGGCTGCAGCTCTCACAGGAAGAGATCGGCCACCTCTGCGGCCTCTCCCGCCAGCGAGCGAACCAGGCGCTGCAGGTGCTGGCGAAGGCCGGAATTCTCGAGGCCGAGTACGGTCACATCACCGTTCTCGATCTCGATGCCTTGCGCAGTTTCGGTCGATGA
- a CDS encoding tannase/feruloyl esterase family alpha/beta hydrolase yields MKLLGRAVSVLALFVAAALPSRSAGAAQRTCESLKDLKWPKDTTITIATMVARGAFDPPGATPPIDTAACRVAGSINPTSDSNIQFEVWMPATGWNGKFLSAGEGGYAGAINYGGIADALRRGYAGGSTDTGHVGGTADFAPGHPEKVTDFGWRGKHLQAARSKDIIRAFYRQSISHSYFSSCSNGGRQALMEIQRFPEDYDGVLVGAPANDWSHLFAGFIWNEQALWNTPGAYLKTSKLAAIQSATLATCDALDGVSDGVVEDPRRCTFDPASIACPSGTDGDACLTPAQVGAVRKIMSGARNPRTGKQIFPGWFTSAAAAAGSWGAWITGPATPGASIQAFFGNSYFGRIINEIPAPGVWDFSTFNFDSDMTNADRKAVGGALTMNSTDPELGDFRHANHNGKIIHWHGWEDPAISALTSINYYREVVAANEEASDFYRLFMVPGMVHCGGGPGPNSFGQSLAQAKPLNNAPENDILSALERWVEKGVAPTRIVAVKYVNDQPASGILRTRPLCAYPRTAVYKGSGSTDDAANFDCRKPSQKGDDGNQDDDED; encoded by the coding sequence ATGAAGCTCCTTGGAAGAGCAGTGTCTGTACTCGCGTTGTTCGTCGCGGCGGCCCTGCCGTCGCGCAGCGCAGGAGCCGCTCAGCGCACCTGCGAAAGCCTGAAGGATCTGAAGTGGCCGAAAGATACGACCATCACCATCGCCACGATGGTTGCGCGGGGGGCGTTCGATCCGCCCGGCGCGACGCCGCCCATCGATACCGCCGCCTGCCGCGTCGCGGGATCCATCAACCCGACCAGCGACTCCAACATCCAGTTCGAAGTCTGGATGCCGGCGACCGGGTGGAACGGAAAGTTCCTCTCGGCAGGTGAAGGGGGCTACGCCGGCGCGATCAACTACGGCGGCATCGCAGATGCGCTCCGGCGCGGCTACGCCGGCGGTTCGACGGATACCGGACACGTCGGCGGCACCGCGGACTTCGCGCCGGGCCATCCCGAGAAGGTCACGGACTTCGGCTGGCGCGGGAAGCATCTACAGGCCGCGCGTTCGAAGGACATCATTCGCGCCTTCTATCGCCAGTCGATCTCCCACTCGTATTTCAGCTCGTGCTCCAACGGCGGCCGTCAGGCGTTGATGGAGATCCAGCGGTTTCCGGAGGACTACGATGGAGTGCTGGTCGGCGCGCCGGCTAACGACTGGTCCCATCTCTTTGCGGGTTTCATCTGGAACGAACAAGCGCTGTGGAACACGCCTGGCGCGTACCTGAAAACCAGCAAGCTTGCCGCGATCCAGAGCGCGACGCTCGCGACCTGCGACGCGCTCGACGGCGTCAGCGACGGCGTGGTCGAGGACCCGCGCCGCTGCACGTTCGATCCGGCCAGCATCGCCTGTCCCTCCGGCACTGACGGCGATGCCTGTCTCACGCCGGCGCAAGTTGGTGCGGTACGGAAAATCATGTCCGGTGCCCGCAATCCGCGTACGGGGAAGCAGATCTTCCCCGGCTGGTTCACGAGCGCAGCAGCAGCGGCAGGGTCCTGGGGAGCGTGGATCACGGGTCCTGCCACACCTGGCGCATCCATCCAGGCATTCTTCGGAAATTCATACTTCGGCCGCATCATCAACGAAATCCCGGCCCCCGGGGTATGGGACTTCTCGACGTTCAACTTCGACAGCGACATGACGAACGCGGATCGCAAGGCGGTGGGCGGCGCTCTGACGATGAACTCCACCGACCCGGAGCTCGGCGACTTCCGGCATGCCAACCACAACGGCAAGATCATCCATTGGCACGGCTGGGAGGATCCCGCGATCTCGGCGCTCACCTCGATCAACTACTACCGGGAAGTGGTTGCCGCCAACGAGGAGGCGTCCGACTTCTACCGGCTCTTCATGGTTCCCGGCATGGTGCACTGCGGTGGCGGGCCGGGACCGAATTCGTTCGGCCAGTCGCTGGCGCAAGCGAAGCCGCTCAACAATGCGCCGGAGAACGACATCCTCAGCGCGCTCGAGCGCTGGGTCGAGAAGGGCGTCGCACCGACACGGATCGTGGCGGTGAAGTACGTCAACGATCAGCCTGCGTCGGGCATCCTCCGCACCCGCCCGCTCTGCGCGTATCCGAGGACGGCGGTCTACAAGGGCAGCGGCAGCACGGACGACGCGGCGAATTTCGACTGCCGCAAGCCCAGCCAGAAGGGCGACGACGGCAATCAGGACGACGACGAGGATTGA
- a CDS encoding RNA polymerase subunit sigma-24, with protein MIEQLHREEWGRLLSALIRAVGDFDVAEEALQDAFAAAVVEWTAAAPRNPRAWLYGTARHKAIDRLRRSSRLSAMAAALSEQEEPQMPAFSDDEDVPDERLRLIFTCCHPALAPEAQVALTLWTLCGLTTDEIARAFLTTPATMAQRLVRAKGKIRGAGIPYQVPSLEELPERAPRVMAVLYLVFNEGYSAARGDALIRRELCAEAIRLARLLRALPPVVVPELDALLALMLLHDARRGARVDAQGELVALADQDRSKWDRAEIEEGCALVQRALVLAPPGPYALEAAIAAVHAEATRAEETDWGQIALLYDRLQVLHPSPVVALNRAVAVSMASGAEKALPMVDELAGALGAYHLWHSTRADLLRRLGRRAEARAAYRKALELAQNEAERRYLTRRLVELNQSSSSS; from the coding sequence ATGATCGAGCAGCTGCACCGTGAAGAATGGGGCCGGCTGCTCTCGGCCCTGATTCGCGCAGTGGGCGACTTCGACGTCGCCGAGGAAGCCTTGCAGGACGCGTTCGCGGCCGCCGTCGTCGAATGGACGGCGGCCGCGCCGCGCAACCCGCGCGCCTGGCTGTACGGGACCGCGAGGCACAAGGCGATCGACCGGCTGCGGCGGAGTTCCCGGCTGAGCGCGATGGCGGCCGCGCTTTCGGAGCAGGAGGAACCGCAGATGCCGGCGTTTTCGGACGACGAGGACGTTCCGGACGAACGGCTGCGGCTGATCTTCACCTGCTGTCACCCCGCGCTCGCTCCGGAAGCGCAGGTGGCGCTGACCCTGTGGACCCTGTGCGGTCTCACCACCGACGAGATCGCGCGCGCCTTCCTGACCACCCCCGCCACCATGGCGCAGCGACTGGTGCGAGCGAAAGGGAAGATTCGAGGAGCGGGGATCCCGTACCAGGTTCCGTCGCTGGAGGAGCTGCCGGAGCGGGCGCCGCGGGTAATGGCGGTCCTGTATCTCGTCTTCAACGAAGGGTACTCGGCGGCGCGCGGAGATGCGCTGATCCGGCGCGAGCTCTGCGCCGAGGCCATCCGGCTGGCGAGGCTGTTGCGGGCGCTGCCGCCGGTGGTGGTCCCGGAGCTCGACGCGCTCCTGGCGCTCATGCTCCTGCACGACGCACGGCGCGGCGCCCGCGTCGATGCCCAGGGCGAGTTGGTGGCCTTGGCCGACCAGGACCGCTCGAAATGGGATCGCGCGGAGATCGAAGAAGGGTGCGCTCTCGTTCAGAGAGCGCTGGTGCTCGCGCCGCCTGGCCCATATGCGCTCGAGGCGGCAATCGCCGCCGTTCACGCAGAGGCGACGCGAGCCGAGGAGACGGATTGGGGGCAGATCGCATTGCTCTACGATCGGCTACAGGTGCTGCACCCGTCGCCGGTGGTGGCGCTCAATCGCGCGGTCGCAGTCTCGATGGCATCGGGTGCCGAGAAGGCGCTGCCGATGGTCGACGAGCTGGCCGGTGCCCTCGGCGCATACCACCTCTGGCATTCGACGCGCGCCGACCTGTTGCGGCGCCTCGGCCGCCGCGCAGAGGCAAGGGCCGCCTACCGGAAGGCGCTCGAGCTTGCGCAGAACGAGGCGGAGCGTCGCTACCTGACGCGCCGCCTCGTTGAGCTCAATCAATCCTCGTCGTCGTCCTGA
- a CDS encoding YciI family protein: protein MKYLLLIYENEKRWETSGYDPKEMAEYRAFGKEFAKAILGGNALKPTATATTVTVRDGKRLTTDGPFAETKEQLGGFYLIEAKDLDEAIHVAGKIPGARFGSIEVRPIMTFDS, encoded by the coding sequence ATGAAGTACCTGTTGCTCATCTACGAGAACGAGAAGCGCTGGGAGACGAGCGGCTACGACCCGAAGGAGATGGCCGAGTACCGGGCGTTCGGGAAGGAGTTCGCCAAGGCCATCCTCGGCGGGAACGCGCTCAAGCCGACCGCGACCGCCACCACCGTCACCGTCCGCGACGGCAAGCGGCTCACCACGGATGGACCGTTCGCCGAGACGAAGGAGCAGTTGGGCGGCTTTTACCTGATCGAGGCGAAGGATCTGGACGAAGCCATCCACGTGGCCGGCAAGATCCCCGGGGCTCGCTTCGGATCGATCGAGGTCAGGCCGATCATGACGTTCGATTCATGA
- a CDS encoding aminotransferase class I/II-fold pyridoxal phosphate-dependent enzyme, whose product MHALTRRDLGRWLGAGVAAAAVRPLLAEAVPAAVRLSANENPYGPSPAALDAMRAACARAWRYPDEAAGQLIDDLSRLHGLPREWFLLGDGSSEILKLAASAYPGKLVMAEPTFEAIAAYAKARGSPVVTVPLDSAFAHDLVRMQGEGAALVYVCNPNNPTASVTPKARMGAFLQASSSAVLVDEAYHHYADGPDYESVLPLVKTRPGLIVTRTFSKIYGMAGVRLGYAVAQPAVIAKLAAQAAWDSVNVIALAAGRASVADAAWAEQGRRRNAATRAQVVAELGRRGFTMIPSQANFVMIDTRREVKPLIAALRQRGVEVGRLFPAMPKHLRVTLGRPEEMDRFLREFAALTA is encoded by the coding sequence ATGCATGCTTTGACGAGGCGCGATCTCGGACGATGGTTGGGTGCGGGTGTAGCGGCTGCCGCGGTGCGGCCGCTGCTCGCGGAAGCAGTTCCGGCCGCCGTCCGCCTCAGCGCCAACGAGAATCCATATGGGCCTTCGCCGGCGGCGCTGGATGCCATGCGCGCGGCGTGCGCCCGCGCATGGCGATACCCCGACGAGGCCGCCGGCCAGCTGATCGACGACCTGTCACGGCTGCATGGCCTGCCCCGCGAGTGGTTCCTGCTGGGCGACGGATCGAGCGAGATCCTCAAGCTGGCCGCCAGCGCATATCCGGGCAAGCTGGTGATGGCGGAGCCGACGTTCGAGGCGATCGCCGCTTACGCAAAGGCGCGCGGGTCGCCGGTGGTGACCGTCCCGCTCGATTCCGCGTTTGCGCACGACCTCGTTCGGATGCAGGGGGAAGGCGCGGCTCTCGTCTACGTCTGCAATCCCAACAACCCCACGGCGAGCGTGACGCCGAAGGCCCGGATGGGCGCGTTCCTCCAGGCATCGTCGAGCGCGGTGCTGGTCGACGAGGCCTACCACCATTACGCGGACGGTCCGGACTACGAGAGCGTCCTGCCGCTGGTGAAGACGCGCCCCGGCCTGATCGTGACGCGCACGTTCTCGAAGATCTACGGCATGGCCGGAGTCCGGCTCGGATATGCGGTCGCGCAGCCAGCGGTGATCGCGAAGCTCGCAGCGCAGGCGGCGTGGGATTCGGTCAACGTGATCGCCCTGGCCGCGGGGCGGGCGAGCGTGGCCGACGCAGCCTGGGCGGAGCAGGGCCGCAGGCGAAACGCAGCCACCCGCGCTCAGGTCGTTGCGGAGCTGGGCCGTCGCGGGTTCACCATGATCCCCTCGCAGGCGAACTTCGTGATGATCGACACGCGGCGCGAGGTGAAACCGCTGATCGCGGCGTTGCGCCAGCGCGGCGTCGAGGTCGGCCGGCTGTTCCCGGCAATGCCCAAACACCTGCGCGTCACTCTGGGAAGACCGGAGGAAATGGATCGGTTCCTGCGCGAGTTCGCTGCGTTGACGGCCTGA
- a CDS encoding methyltransferase domain-containing protein has protein sequence MATTASGIRRARPRDRQEFAPWNEEMVRRFDPDAYHTRSALLIRAVEQLRVRAIRRLLDATPSSRVLEVGVGGGNVLERIGGVQFGIDLSPFILRKARVRLGARASLVRSDAMALPFRDGAFDRVYCSEVLEHVLDPESVIREMHRVLAPGGIAVISVPNEVLINRIKRILFGLPLGSRLVAGEYRMSRAMDEEWHLHAFGRARLEQALAGRFGIETLVGVPSRLMPLRLVARLSSPACARTAV, from the coding sequence ATGGCGACGACAGCATCCGGAATCAGGCGGGCCCGGCCTCGGGATCGCCAGGAATTCGCGCCCTGGAACGAGGAGATGGTGCGCCGGTTCGATCCGGATGCGTACCACACGAGATCCGCGCTGCTGATTCGCGCCGTCGAACAGCTGCGGGTCCGGGCCATCCGCCGGCTTCTCGACGCGACGCCGTCCTCGCGCGTGCTCGAGGTGGGCGTCGGCGGCGGGAACGTGCTCGAGCGTATCGGCGGCGTGCAATTCGGCATCGATCTGTCCCCGTTCATCCTGCGCAAGGCGCGCGTCCGCCTCGGCGCTCGCGCAAGCCTCGTGCGCAGCGACGCGATGGCGCTCCCGTTCCGCGACGGCGCGTTCGATCGCGTCTACTGCTCCGAAGTCCTCGAGCATGTCCTCGACCCGGAATCCGTCATCCGCGAGATGCATCGCGTCCTGGCTCCGGGCGGCATCGCGGTCATTTCGGTTCCGAACGAGGTGCTGATCAACCGCATCAAGAGGATCCTCTTCGGACTCCCGCTCGGCAGCCGGCTGGTGGCCGGCGAGTACAGGATGTCCAGGGCAATGGACGAGGAATGGCACCTGCACGCTTTCGGGCGCGCGCGCCTGGAGCAGGCGCTCGCCGGTCGGTTCGGCATCGAGACGCTGGTCGGTGTGCCTTCGCGGCTGATGCCGTTGCGTCTGGTCGCGCGATTGTCGTCGCCTGCCTGTGCGAGGACAGCGGTCTGA
- a CDS encoding dihydrofolate reductase, which produces MRKLTVFNQISVDGYFRTAGGDSAWMHQQDDDAEFNEFTASNARGGGALLFGRTTYEMMASFWPTPAAAEQFPVVAKQMNSLPKVVFSRTLKKVSWNNTRLAKGDPVAEVRRMKNEPGEQMVIMGSGTIVSQLMPAGLIDEYQFVVIPVVLGEGKTMFEGTRMLNLTLTKSRTFRNGKAFLVYEPKA; this is translated from the coding sequence ATGCGAAAGCTCACCGTGTTCAATCAGATCTCGGTCGACGGTTACTTCAGGACGGCGGGTGGCGACTCCGCCTGGATGCACCAGCAGGACGACGATGCGGAGTTCAACGAATTCACCGCCTCCAATGCCCGGGGCGGAGGCGCGCTGCTCTTCGGCAGGACGACCTACGAGATGATGGCCAGTTTCTGGCCGACTCCGGCCGCGGCGGAGCAGTTCCCGGTCGTGGCGAAGCAGATGAACAGCCTTCCCAAGGTCGTGTTCTCGAGAACCCTGAAAAAGGTGTCGTGGAACAACACCAGACTGGCGAAGGGCGACCCGGTGGCGGAAGTGCGAAGGATGAAGAACGAGCCGGGAGAGCAGATGGTGATCATGGGAAGCGGCACCATCGTGTCGCAGCTGATGCCGGCGGGTTTGATCGACGAATACCAGTTCGTAGTCATTCCCGTGGTTCTCGGCGAAGGCAAGACCATGTTCGAAGGCACCAGGATGTTGAACCTGACGCTGACGAAGTCGCGCACGTTCCGCAACGGAAAGGCCTTCCTGGTCTACGAACCAAAGGCATGA
- a CDS encoding SRPBCC family protein produces the protein MGNDDPSRKGQVVVEGDTATLIFRRILRHAPEHVWDAIATPEGLKEWLMCSEARIDGRTGGTIEMVSGPPRYRSKGKILSWDPPRAFEYEWNVAPVAEMPLGQNAIFRYELTPRGGSTLLTVTYRRITKQTAPGFLPGTHAFLDRLEAQLDKKPLPDWTGRFNELLSQYPAWTK, from the coding sequence ATGGGCAACGATGACCCGTCTCGCAAAGGGCAAGTGGTCGTCGAAGGCGACACCGCGACCCTGATCTTCAGGAGGATTCTCCGTCATGCGCCGGAGCACGTCTGGGATGCGATCGCCACGCCCGAGGGTCTGAAGGAATGGCTGATGTGCTCCGAGGCCAGGATCGATGGACGAACGGGCGGCACCATCGAGATGGTCTCCGGCCCGCCTCGATACCGCTCGAAGGGAAAGATCCTGAGTTGGGATCCGCCGCGTGCGTTCGAGTACGAATGGAACGTGGCTCCGGTCGCCGAGATGCCTCTCGGACAGAATGCCATCTTTCGTTACGAGTTGACCCCACGAGGAGGCTCGACTCTTCTGACGGTCACCTACCGTCGGATCACGAAGCAGACCGCTCCAGGCTTTCTGCCTGGAACCCATGCGTTCCTTGACCGGCTCGAAGCTCAACTCGACAAGAAACCGCTGCCGGACTGGACCGGTCGATTCAACGAGCTTCTCAGCCAATATCCGGCCTGGACGAAGTGA
- a CDS encoding winged helix-turn-helix transcriptional regulator, whose protein sequence is MRPLQQNDVFHAIAHPARRTILRLLKGGQKPAGKLAESFGVSFAAVSQHLKVLKDADLVSERREGRQRIYRLHPMPLKEVVSWIDEFEVFFNARLDALADHLDRKHGRKKK, encoded by the coding sequence ATGCGACCCTTGCAGCAGAACGACGTGTTTCACGCGATTGCGCACCCGGCGCGACGAACGATTCTCAGGCTGCTGAAAGGCGGGCAAAAGCCGGCGGGGAAGCTGGCTGAGTCCTTTGGGGTCTCGTTCGCAGCCGTCTCACAGCATCTCAAGGTCCTCAAAGATGCCGATCTGGTCTCGGAGCGACGCGAAGGGCGGCAGAGGATCTACCGGCTTCATCCGATGCCCTTGAAAGAGGTGGTGAGCTGGATCGACGAGTTCGAGGTCTTCTTCAATGCCCGACTTGATGCTCTCGCCGATCATCTGGATCGAAAGCATGGCCGAAAGAAGAAATGA
- a CDS encoding LemA family protein, translated as MMGWIVLAVLLLAVVLLVSAYNRLVELRNRYKNAYSQIDVQLKRRYDLVPNLVETAKGYLKHERQTLEAVILARNQASLAAQRAAATPGEATAMRDLAGAEAALGGALGRMFALAEAYPDLKSNTTMNQLSEELSSTENKVAFARQAYNDAVMSYNTGREIFPVSIIAGATGFVEARLFEIERTVEREPVKVSFA; from the coding sequence ATGATGGGCTGGATCGTCCTTGCCGTTCTGCTTCTCGCCGTCGTGCTCCTGGTGAGCGCCTACAATCGTCTGGTCGAGCTGCGCAACCGCTACAAGAACGCGTACTCGCAAATCGACGTCCAGCTCAAGCGTCGGTATGACCTGGTTCCCAACCTGGTCGAGACGGCAAAGGGCTACCTCAAGCACGAGCGCCAGACGCTGGAAGCGGTGATCCTGGCGAGGAACCAGGCCAGCCTCGCCGCACAGCGCGCTGCCGCCACTCCGGGCGAGGCCACGGCGATGCGGGACCTTGCGGGCGCGGAGGCAGCGCTGGGCGGCGCCCTGGGTCGCATGTTCGCGTTGGCCGAGGCGTACCCGGATCTGAAGTCGAATACGACCATGAACCAGCTCTCGGAGGAGCTCTCGTCGACCGAGAACAAGGTCGCCTTCGCCCGGCAGGCCTACAACGACGCGGTGATGTCCTACAACACCGGCCGGGAGATCTTTCCGGTCTCGATCATCGCCGGAGCGACCGGCTTCGTCGAGGCGCGGCTCTTCGAGATCGAGCGCACGGTCGAGCGCGAGCCGGTGAAAGTCTCCTTCGCCTGA